One window from the genome of Magnolia sinica isolate HGM2019 chromosome 4, MsV1, whole genome shotgun sequence encodes:
- the LOC131243477 gene encoding uncharacterized protein LOC131243477 isoform X1 has translation MRAAAYPHPITSSTFSWGRRSSSNGRNRSFVVWMGLNEAGPSLAVVGVTGAVGQEFLSVLSDRDFPYRSIRMLASKRSAGKRLSFEEKEYVIEELNNDSFDDIDIALFSAGGSISKEFGPIAVSRGCVVVDNSSAFRMEPGVPLVIPEVNPQAMADIRLGSGKGALIANPNCSTIICLMAATPLHRHAKVVRMVVSTYQAASGAGAAAMEELELQTREVLEGKQPTCKIFKQQYAFNLFSHNAPVLSNGYNEEEMKLVKETRKIWNDENVKVTATCIRVPVMRAHAESVNLQFEKPLDEDTARQILKSSAGVVVIDDRASNHFPTPLEGVHMGKRILWHPLLLAVCPTSVPLALAVLGLIRPFLYRTKMMLQWVGYVVMCPKTEILGWTYSFVAIRFARELPLMRYRLQRCCSSLNGVSEMSFPFLTEES, from the exons ATGCGGGCTGCTGCTTATCCCCACCCTATCACCAGCAGCACTTTTTCTTGGggaagaagaagcagcagcaATGGCCGCAACCGGAGTTTTGTTGTATGGATGGGTCTCAATGAAGCTGGTCCTTCTCTGGCTGTCGTAGGTGTTACTGGTGCCGTTGGCCAGGAGTTCCTTAGCGTCCTATCTGATCGCGATTTCCCCTATCGAAGCATCCGTATGCTAGCAAGCAAACGATCTGCCGGCAAACGCCTCTCCTTCGAGGAAAAGGAGTATGTCATTGAGGAGCTCAACAATGACAGCTTTGATGACATTGACATTGCCCTATTCAGCGCCGGTGGATCCATAAGCAAGGAGTTTGGGCCCATTGCGGTTTCCCGTGGTTGTGTCGTTGTTGATAACAGCTCAGCCTTCCGGATGGAACCAGGTGTGCCGCTTGTCATCCCAGAGGTCAATCCTCAGGCTATGGCTGACATTAGGCTTGGCTCTGGTAAGGGGGCTCTCATTGCAAATCCCAATTGCTCCACTATTATATGCTTGATGGCTGCCACCCCTCTCCACCGTCATGCCAAG GTAGTGCGAATGGTTGTCAGCACATATCAGGCAGCTAGTGGTGCTGGTGCTGCAGCAATGGAAGAGCTTGAACTGCAGACTCGCGAG GTTTTAGAGGGCAAGCAGCCAACATGTAAAATATTCAAGCAACAG TATGCATTTAATCTGTTCTCTCACAATGCACCAGTCCTCTCAAATGGCTATAATGAGGAGGAGATGAAATTAGTGAAAGAGACGCGGAAAATCTGG AATGACGAGAATGTCAAGGTGACTGCCACATGCATACGAGTACCTGTGATGCGTGCACATGCTGAGTCCGTGAATCTCCAATTTGAGAAGCCACTTGATGAG GATACTGCGAGACAAATTCTCAAGAGTTCTGCTGGTGTAGTTGTTATTGATGATCGGGCTTCCAATCACTTCCCGACTCCTCTGGAg GGGGTTCACATGGGTAAAAGAATTCTCTGGCACCCGCTCCTTCTTGCTGTCTGTCCCACGTCCGTCCCTCTGGCCCTTGCTGTCCTTGGCCTCATCCGTCCCTTCTT GTATCGAACAAAGATGATGTTGCAGTGGGTAGGATACGTCGTGATGTGTCCCAAGACGGAAATCTTGG GTTGGACATATTCGTTTGTGGCGATCAGATTCGCAAGGGAGCTGCCCTTAATGCGATACAGATTGCAGAGATGCTGCTCTAGTTTAAATGGGGTTTCAGAGATGTCTTTTCCATTTTTGACTGAAGAGAGCTAG
- the LOC131243477 gene encoding uncharacterized protein LOC131243477 isoform X2, whose amino-acid sequence MRAAAYPHPITSSTFSWGRRSSSNGRNRSFVVWMGLNEAGPSLAVVGVTGAVGQEFLSVLSDRDFPYRSIRMLASKRSAGKRLSFEEKEYVIEELNNDSFDDIDIALFSAGGSISKEFGPIAVSRGCVVVDNSSAFRMEPGVPLVIPEVNPQAMADIRLGSGKGALIANPNCSTIICLMAATPLHRHAKVVRMVVSTYQAASGAGAAAMEELELQTREVLEGKQPTCKIFKQQYAFNLFSHNAPVLSNGYNEEEMKLVKETRKIWNDENVKVTATCIRVPVMRAHAESVNLQFEKPLDEDTARQILKSSAGVVVIDDRASNHFPTPLEVHSLSLVSLPPSMYRTKMMLQWVGYVVMCPKTEILGWTYSFVAIRFARELPLMRYRLQRCCSSLNGVSEMSFPFLTEES is encoded by the exons ATGCGGGCTGCTGCTTATCCCCACCCTATCACCAGCAGCACTTTTTCTTGGggaagaagaagcagcagcaATGGCCGCAACCGGAGTTTTGTTGTATGGATGGGTCTCAATGAAGCTGGTCCTTCTCTGGCTGTCGTAGGTGTTACTGGTGCCGTTGGCCAGGAGTTCCTTAGCGTCCTATCTGATCGCGATTTCCCCTATCGAAGCATCCGTATGCTAGCAAGCAAACGATCTGCCGGCAAACGCCTCTCCTTCGAGGAAAAGGAGTATGTCATTGAGGAGCTCAACAATGACAGCTTTGATGACATTGACATTGCCCTATTCAGCGCCGGTGGATCCATAAGCAAGGAGTTTGGGCCCATTGCGGTTTCCCGTGGTTGTGTCGTTGTTGATAACAGCTCAGCCTTCCGGATGGAACCAGGTGTGCCGCTTGTCATCCCAGAGGTCAATCCTCAGGCTATGGCTGACATTAGGCTTGGCTCTGGTAAGGGGGCTCTCATTGCAAATCCCAATTGCTCCACTATTATATGCTTGATGGCTGCCACCCCTCTCCACCGTCATGCCAAG GTAGTGCGAATGGTTGTCAGCACATATCAGGCAGCTAGTGGTGCTGGTGCTGCAGCAATGGAAGAGCTTGAACTGCAGACTCGCGAG GTTTTAGAGGGCAAGCAGCCAACATGTAAAATATTCAAGCAACAG TATGCATTTAATCTGTTCTCTCACAATGCACCAGTCCTCTCAAATGGCTATAATGAGGAGGAGATGAAATTAGTGAAAGAGACGCGGAAAATCTGG AATGACGAGAATGTCAAGGTGACTGCCACATGCATACGAGTACCTGTGATGCGTGCACATGCTGAGTCCGTGAATCTCCAATTTGAGAAGCCACTTGATGAG GATACTGCGAGACAAATTCTCAAGAGTTCTGCTGGTGTAGTTGTTATTGATGATCGGGCTTCCAATCACTTCCCGACTCCTCTGGAggttcactctctctctctagtctctctccctccatctat GTATCGAACAAAGATGATGTTGCAGTGGGTAGGATACGTCGTGATGTGTCCCAAGACGGAAATCTTGG GTTGGACATATTCGTTTGTGGCGATCAGATTCGCAAGGGAGCTGCCCTTAATGCGATACAGATTGCAGAGATGCTGCTCTAGTTTAAATGGGGTTTCAGAGATGTCTTTTCCATTTTTGACTGAAGAGAGCTAG
- the LOC131243477 gene encoding uncharacterized protein LOC131243477 isoform X3 → MRAAAYPHPITSSTFSWGRRSSSNGRNRSFVVWMGLNEAGPSLAVVGVTGAVGQEFLSVLSDRDFPYRSIRMLASKRSAGKRLSFEEKEYVIEELNNDSFDDIDIALFSAGGSISKEFGPIAVSRGCVVVDNSSAFRMEPGVPLVIPEVNPQAMADIRLGSGKGALIANPNCSTIICLMAATPLHRHAKVVRMVVSTYQAASGAGAAAMEELELQTREVLEGKQPTCKIFKQQYAFNLFSHNAPVLSNGYNEEEMKLVKETRKIWNDENVKVTATCIRVPVMRAHAESVNLQFEKPLDEDTARQILKSSAGVVVIDDRASNHFPTPLEVSNKDDVAVGRIRRDVSQDGNLGLDIFVCGDQIRKGAALNAIQIAEMLL, encoded by the exons ATGCGGGCTGCTGCTTATCCCCACCCTATCACCAGCAGCACTTTTTCTTGGggaagaagaagcagcagcaATGGCCGCAACCGGAGTTTTGTTGTATGGATGGGTCTCAATGAAGCTGGTCCTTCTCTGGCTGTCGTAGGTGTTACTGGTGCCGTTGGCCAGGAGTTCCTTAGCGTCCTATCTGATCGCGATTTCCCCTATCGAAGCATCCGTATGCTAGCAAGCAAACGATCTGCCGGCAAACGCCTCTCCTTCGAGGAAAAGGAGTATGTCATTGAGGAGCTCAACAATGACAGCTTTGATGACATTGACATTGCCCTATTCAGCGCCGGTGGATCCATAAGCAAGGAGTTTGGGCCCATTGCGGTTTCCCGTGGTTGTGTCGTTGTTGATAACAGCTCAGCCTTCCGGATGGAACCAGGTGTGCCGCTTGTCATCCCAGAGGTCAATCCTCAGGCTATGGCTGACATTAGGCTTGGCTCTGGTAAGGGGGCTCTCATTGCAAATCCCAATTGCTCCACTATTATATGCTTGATGGCTGCCACCCCTCTCCACCGTCATGCCAAG GTAGTGCGAATGGTTGTCAGCACATATCAGGCAGCTAGTGGTGCTGGTGCTGCAGCAATGGAAGAGCTTGAACTGCAGACTCGCGAG GTTTTAGAGGGCAAGCAGCCAACATGTAAAATATTCAAGCAACAG TATGCATTTAATCTGTTCTCTCACAATGCACCAGTCCTCTCAAATGGCTATAATGAGGAGGAGATGAAATTAGTGAAAGAGACGCGGAAAATCTGG AATGACGAGAATGTCAAGGTGACTGCCACATGCATACGAGTACCTGTGATGCGTGCACATGCTGAGTCCGTGAATCTCCAATTTGAGAAGCCACTTGATGAG GATACTGCGAGACAAATTCTCAAGAGTTCTGCTGGTGTAGTTGTTATTGATGATCGGGCTTCCAATCACTTCCCGACTCCTCTGGAg GTATCGAACAAAGATGATGTTGCAGTGGGTAGGATACGTCGTGATGTGTCCCAAGACGGAAATCTTGG GTTGGACATATTCGTTTGTGGCGATCAGATTCGCAAGGGAGCTGCCCTTAATGCGATACAGATTGCAGAGATGCTGCTCTAG